AAACGCCAGTTAAATCCGAGAGTATAGGTGCAATGGTTTGTCCACCCATAATCGCGGTCAGAGTTACACCAATAATGATATAAAGTTGGCGATCGCGAGCAGGATTTTTCTTGCTTGTAAAGTCAGGTTGCATATTAAGTAAACTTTTTACATGAATCAGATAATAGTTAATAGAGAAAAGTTTTCGCAGCTTAAGCAGTTCCTAGGTAAGTATTCAGGTATCAAAAAGGGTAGTGTTGTAAATCTGTTGAATCTATACTTAGATATCTATGCCAAATTCATATCTATTTATGAACAAACCGATCACAAGATCGTGCATTTCTTCCGATTTAGAAAAACAGATGGTTTTTCTGGCTAAACGTTTGAT
Above is a genomic segment from Coleofasciculaceae cyanobacterium containing:
- a CDS encoding IS1 family transposase; its protein translation is IKRLARKTICFSKSEEMHDLVIGLFINRYEFGIDI